Proteins from a genomic interval of Longimicrobiales bacterium:
- a CDS encoding bifunctional homocysteine S-methyltransferase/methylenetetrahydrofolate reductase has protein sequence MEFTDFLHDNRPHVFDGAMGTMLYSKGVFINRCYDELNVKEPDLIRDVHRAYIRAGAELIETNSFGANRIKLAEHGLEGQVHEINARAAALAKEVAGGRALVGGAIGPLGIRIEPYGPTSVDEARAIFREQAAALAEGGADFFVLETFGDLVEIQQALLAVREVSDLPVVAQMTVQEDGGTVYGTTPELLTKRLDAWGADVIGLNCSVGPHGMLAGIEHMASLTARPLSAQPNAGLPREIHGRKMYMASPEYMAKFSGRLIRAGAKFVGGCCGTTPDHIKRIADAVHAISPRQIIVSSAATEPEAPDVTVTPLAERSNWGRKIATGELVTTVEIVPPKGITPDRMLAGVRLLKAAGVDAVNVPDGPRAQMRMGVLPTATLVEQIVGVETVVHYCCRDRNLLGMLSDLLGAHALGLRNMLLITGDPPKMGPYPEATAVFDIDSIGLTNLVSRLNRGLDPGGNPIGEPTSFTIGVGVNPGAQDIEHELSRFYWKVEAGAEYAITQPVFDPEQLVTFVEELKKRGIWIPIVAGIWPLVSARNAEFMANEVPGVVVPPEVVRRMHAANEKSREHALQEGITIAREMFEAVRSHVQGLQVSAPFGRVQFALQVFDGIPGIRTDLTEEGALSADTFGFPPPKRRTAGGADSAHGPDGLDGRDGPDGPDVLPVIPAAG, from the coding sequence ATGGAATTCACTGATTTCCTCCACGACAACCGGCCGCACGTCTTTGACGGCGCGATGGGCACCATGCTGTACAGCAAGGGTGTGTTCATCAATCGGTGCTATGACGAGCTGAACGTGAAGGAGCCGGACCTGATCCGGGATGTGCATCGTGCGTACATCCGCGCGGGTGCGGAGCTGATCGAGACGAACAGCTTCGGAGCGAACCGGATCAAGCTGGCGGAGCATGGCCTGGAGGGGCAGGTCCACGAGATCAATGCGCGCGCGGCGGCTCTGGCGAAGGAGGTGGCGGGCGGGCGTGCGCTCGTGGGCGGTGCGATCGGTCCGCTCGGTATCCGGATCGAGCCGTATGGTCCCACGTCGGTCGATGAGGCGCGGGCGATCTTCCGGGAGCAGGCGGCTGCGCTGGCGGAGGGCGGCGCGGACTTCTTCGTGCTCGAGACGTTCGGCGACCTGGTCGAGATCCAGCAGGCGCTGCTCGCGGTGCGGGAGGTCTCGGACCTGCCGGTGGTCGCGCAGATGACGGTGCAGGAGGATGGCGGTACGGTGTATGGCACCACGCCGGAGCTGCTGACGAAGCGGCTCGATGCATGGGGCGCGGACGTGATCGGGCTGAACTGCTCGGTCGGTCCGCACGGGATGCTGGCCGGCATCGAGCACATGGCGTCGCTGACGGCGCGGCCGCTGTCGGCACAGCCGAACGCGGGACTGCCGCGCGAGATCCACGGTCGCAAGATGTACATGGCGTCGCCGGAATACATGGCGAAGTTCTCCGGCCGTCTGATCCGTGCGGGCGCGAAGTTCGTGGGCGGCTGCTGCGGGACGACGCCGGACCACATCAAGCGCATTGCCGATGCGGTGCACGCGATCTCGCCGCGCCAGATCATCGTGAGCAGTGCGGCGACGGAGCCGGAAGCGCCTGACGTGACGGTAACGCCGCTCGCCGAGCGGTCGAACTGGGGGCGGAAGATCGCGACCGGCGAGCTGGTGACGACGGTGGAGATCGTGCCGCCGAAGGGGATCACGCCGGACCGCATGCTCGCGGGCGTACGGCTGCTCAAGGCCGCAGGCGTCGATGCCGTGAACGTGCCGGACGGTCCGCGCGCGCAGATGCGGATGGGCGTGCTGCCGACAGCGACGCTGGTCGAGCAGATCGTCGGTGTCGAGACGGTCGTGCACTACTGCTGCCGCGACCGCAACCTGCTCGGCATGCTGTCCGACCTGCTCGGTGCGCACGCGCTCGGCCTGCGCAACATGCTGCTGATCACGGGCGACCCGCCGAAGATGGGGCCGTATCCGGAAGCGACCGCGGTGTTCGACATTGACTCGATCGGCCTGACGAACCTGGTGTCGCGGCTGAACCGCGGTCTCGATCCGGGCGGCAATCCGATCGGGGAGCCGACATCGTTTACGATCGGTGTCGGCGTCAATCCGGGCGCGCAGGACATCGAGCACGAGCTGTCGCGATTCTACTGGAAGGTCGAGGCGGGCGCCGAGTACGCGATCACGCAGCCGGTGTTCGATCCCGAGCAGCTCGTGACGTTCGTGGAGGAGCTGAAGAAGCGGGGCATCTGGATCCCGATCGTCGCCGGCATCTGGCCGCTCGTCTCGGCACGCAACGCCGAGTTCATGGCCAACGAGGTGCCCGGCGTCGTGGTACCGCCGGAAGTCGTGCGGCGGATGCATGCGGCCAACGAGAAAAGCCGCGAGCATGCGCTCCAGGAGGGCATCACGATCGCGCGCGAGATGTTCGAGGCCGTGCGGTCACACGTGCAGGGACTCCAGGTGAGCGCGCCGTTCGGTCGCGTGCAGTTCGCGCTCCAGGTGTTTGATGGCATTCCGGGCATCCGCACGGACCTGACGGAAGAGGGCGCACTGAGTGCGGACACGTTCGGGTTCCCGCCGCCGAAGCGTCGCACGGCGGGCGGCGCCGACAGCGCTCACGGCCCGGATGGCCTGGACGGCCGCGACGGCCCCGACGGACCCGACGTCCTGCCGGTGATCCCGGCCGCCGGCTGA
- a CDS encoding HD domain-containing phosphohydrolase has translation MELRQRTIGHSTLKMAKGDASLPDVFGTAGAAVPLHGNAHILILDDEHAYLSLLEGMLASAGYRHVRTTMVPADALRVFAEYQPDIVLLDMHMPQMDGIEVLRRLQVLVTPGEFVPMLMLTGDMSSAVRREALASGAIDFVTKPFQVGEVLLRIRNLLQTRMLHRELRDRNEQLEVRVADRTRELEQARLDILYRLARAAEFRDDATGEHTRRVGRVAERIAVALGLSAEEADTIGRAAMLHDIGKIGIPDSILLKPEPLTAAEFEVIKQHTIIGRDILAGSPAPLLKTAELIAFTHHERWDGRGYHGMSHDDIPLPGRIVAVADTFDALVNDRPYRNARSIDAAMAELRSERGAQFDPDVLDSFLSLSLRES, from the coding sequence ATGGAGCTCCGACAGCGGACGATCGGACACAGCACGCTGAAAATGGCCAAGGGGGACGCGTCGTTGCCCGACGTTTTCGGGACCGCAGGTGCAGCCGTACCGCTGCACGGCAACGCGCATATCCTGATCCTGGACGATGAGCACGCGTATCTGTCGCTGCTCGAAGGCATGCTGGCCTCCGCCGGCTACCGGCATGTCCGCACGACGATGGTTCCTGCCGACGCGCTGCGCGTCTTCGCCGAATACCAGCCCGACATCGTTCTGCTCGACATGCACATGCCGCAGATGGACGGCATCGAGGTGCTGCGCCGCCTCCAGGTGCTGGTGACGCCGGGCGAGTTCGTACCGATGCTGATGCTGACGGGTGACATGTCGTCGGCAGTGCGCCGGGAGGCGCTGGCGAGCGGCGCGATCGACTTCGTGACGAAGCCGTTCCAGGTCGGCGAGGTACTGCTGCGGATAAGGAACCTGCTGCAGACGCGAATGCTGCACCGGGAGCTGCGCGACAGGAACGAGCAGCTGGAGGTGCGCGTGGCCGATCGCACGCGCGAGCTGGAGCAGGCGCGGCTGGATATCCTCTACCGGCTGGCGCGCGCCGCCGAGTTCCGCGATGACGCGACGGGCGAGCACACACGCCGGGTCGGCCGTGTCGCGGAGCGTATCGCGGTCGCGCTCGGTCTCAGTGCGGAGGAGGCGGACACGATCGGGCGCGCGGCGATGCTGCACGACATCGGGAAGATCGGCATCCCTGACAGCATCCTGCTCAAGCCCGAGCCGCTCACGGCGGCGGAGTTCGAGGTGATCAAGCAGCACACGATCATCGGCCGGGACATCCTGGCCGGCAGCCCGGCACCCCTGCTGAAGACGGCGGAGCTGATCGCGTTCACCCACCACGAGCGCTGGGACGGCCGCGGCTATCACGGCATGAGCCACGATGACATCCCGCTGCCCGGCCGTATCGTCGCCGTCGCCGACACGTTCGACGCACTCGTCAACGACCGGCCCTACCGCAACGCCCGCTCGATCGACGCCGCAATGGCCGAGCTGCGGTCCGAGC